From Synechococcus sp. A10-1-5-1, a single genomic window includes:
- a CDS encoding DUF2605 family protein: MTNPQGSQAESAELLDHLLESLFGDFCHWFERGLVLLDHAPDHLVPPQEQREFRAALQEGLQAIAATQSLRAACSTPMAVDMDAMTPWHRLMMRVWNLSAMLRMAGVPLPEQQRPETPQA; this comes from the coding sequence GTGACCAACCCTCAAGGATCCCAGGCTGAGTCCGCTGAGTTGCTCGACCATTTGCTCGAGTCACTGTTTGGTGACTTCTGCCATTGGTTTGAGCGAGGTCTGGTCCTCTTGGATCATGCCCCTGATCACTTGGTCCCTCCGCAGGAGCAGCGGGAGTTCCGTGCGGCTCTGCAGGAGGGGCTTCAGGCGATTGCTGCCACGCAGTCGCTTCGGGCTGCTTGCTCGACGCCCATGGCGGTAGACATGGACGCCATGACCCCCTGGCATCGCCTGATGATGCGGGTCTGGAATCTCTCCGCGATGTTGCGGATGGCGGGAGTCCCGTTGCCTGAGCAGCAGCGCCCCGAGACTCCTCAGGCCTGA
- a CDS encoding glycoside hydrolase family 104 protein — MPIRHPLQHSLKPSRAAAPACSLGLLLLAAGPLVAPSKGTEVDQSLEHVVAAASQSDADELYAITPERRALLNTIRYAEGTWKQGHEGYRTLYGGGRFSSLAKHPEVVVVKRYTSAAAGAYQFLPGTWKEAATKLSLRSFKPRNQDQAALYLIDRRGVLDQVDRSGLTRNVMAVLSKEWASFPSHNGLSAYGQPVKKATELANFYENNLKQLKRSRWAQA, encoded by the coding sequence TTGCCAATCCGTCATCCGCTACAGCACTCCCTCAAGCCGAGTCGTGCAGCCGCTCCGGCCTGTTCCCTCGGTCTGCTGCTCCTGGCCGCTGGCCCCCTTGTTGCCCCCTCAAAAGGCACAGAGGTGGATCAATCCCTCGAGCACGTTGTGGCCGCTGCCAGCCAAAGCGATGCGGATGAGCTCTACGCGATCACGCCCGAGCGGCGCGCACTCCTGAACACGATCCGCTACGCCGAAGGCACCTGGAAGCAGGGCCATGAGGGCTACCGCACCCTCTATGGCGGCGGCCGTTTCAGCAGCTTGGCCAAGCACCCAGAGGTGGTGGTGGTGAAGCGCTACACCAGCGCGGCCGCAGGGGCCTATCAGTTTTTACCCGGCACCTGGAAAGAAGCCGCCACCAAACTCAGCTTGCGCAGCTTCAAGCCCCGTAATCAGGACCAGGCTGCTCTCTATCTGATCGATCGCCGTGGTGTGCTCGACCAGGTGGACCGAAGCGGTCTCACCCGCAATGTCATGGCTGTCCTCTCGAAGGAGTGGGCCTCGTTCCCGAGCCATAACGGCCTGAGCGCCTATGGCCAACCGGTGAAGAAAGCCACAGAACTGGCCAACTTCTACGAGAACAACCTCAAGCAACTCAAGCGCAGCCGCTGGGCTCAGGCCTGA